The following coding sequences are from one Triticum aestivum cultivar Chinese Spring chromosome 5A, IWGSC CS RefSeq v2.1, whole genome shotgun sequence window:
- the LOC123104153 gene encoding PRELI domain containing protein 3A, with translation MVVSYTQEHVYLHPWHRVTAAAWRKFTDPAALPHILDVQTLSRDVDPRAGRLHAVRAIAGRPPPLPLLLRGLAATAGAGDVALCVERTSVDAAARAMRVVSRNATFRRLVDVEERCSYAPHPERPDEWTVFTQETSIRCAPLAAVSATVAGMVERRCAESFAQNAARGKEAVERICDGLALAEHVPGPSPADGEER, from the coding sequence ATGGTGGTCTCGTACACGCAGGAGCACGTGTACCTCCACCCCTGGCACCGGGTCACCGCGGCGGCGTGGCGCAAGTTCACCGACCCGGCGGCGCTCCCCCACATCCTGGACGTGCAGACGCTGTCCCGGGACGTCGACCCGCGCGCCGGCCGCCTCCACGCCGTACGCGCCATCGCGGGCCGGCCCCCGCCGCTCCCGCTCCTCCTCCGCGGcctcgcggccaccgccggcgccggcGACGTGGCGCTCTGCGTGGAGCGCACGTCCGTGGACGCGGCCGCGCGCGCCATGCGGGTGGTCTCCCGCAACGCCACCTTCCGGCGGCTGGTGGACGTGGAGGAGCGGTGCAGCTACGCGCCCCACCCGGAGCGGCCGGACGAGTGGACGGTGTTCACGCAGGAGACGAGCATCCGGTGCGCGCCGCTGGCGGCCGTGTCGGCCACGGTGGCCGGGATGGTGGAGCGGCGGTGCGCGGAGAGCTTCGCGCAGAACGCCGCCAGGGGGAAGGAGGCCGTCGAGAGGATCTGCGACGGCCTCGCGCTCGCGGAGCACGTGCCAGGGCCCTCCCCGGCCGACGGAGAAGAACGGTAG
- the LOC123104154 gene encoding zinc finger A20 and AN1 domain-containing stress-associated protein 1 produces the protein MAQRDHKQEEPTELRAPEITLCANSCGFPGNPATHNLCQNCFLAGPASTSPSSSSSSSLPGVSVSTPVVDRPRPAPVEVELAVDLAPARTSVNRCSSCRKRVGLTGFRCRCGDMFCGEHRYSDRHGCSYDYKAAARDAIARDNPVVRAAKIVRF, from the coding sequence ATGGCGCAACGCGATCACAAGCAGGAGGAGCCCACGGAGCTGCGGGCGCCGGAGATCACGCTCTGCGCCAACAGCTGCGGCTTCCCCGGCAACCCGGCCACGCACAACCTCTGCCAGAACTGCTTCTTGGCCGGAccggcctccacgtcgccgtcttcctcctcctcctcttctctacCGGGCGTGTCCGTGTCGACCCCCGTCGTCGACAGGCCGAGGCCGGCGCCGGTGGAGGTCGAGCTCGCCGTTGACCTTGCTCCGGCGAGGACGTCGGTGAACCGGTGCTCCAGCTGCCGGAAGCGCGTGGGGCTGACGGGGTTCCGGTGCCGGTGCGGCGACATGTTCTGCGGCGAGCACCGGTACTCGGACCGGCACGGGTGCAGCTACGACTACAAGGCCGCCGCCCGGGACGCCATCGCCCGGGACAACCCCGTGGTGCGCGCCGCCAAGATCGTCAGGTTCTGA
- the LOC123107245 gene encoding serine/threonine-protein kinase UCN: MQPAVGTGVVDIDLGAARAARVLGRGAMGTVFLVAAEAEAGYALKVFDKRSHAAAPPGRAEDATRRARWEVSVLSRLAHPHLPSLLGRAETPDLLAWAMPYCAGGDLNELRRAQPDRVFSPAAVRFYAAELVSALADLHAAGIAYRDLKPENVLLRADGHVTLTDFDLSRLLQPKSPSASTCTSASSPCSSATPSPTAPKPQGRQYRHLRRIFARSESSVAASSGQEPHNLAWYLNRSDGGVDKLKKAKSARASTPLGRGKNHASFRSAASGGGACERSFSFVGTEEYVAPEVVRGDGHEFSVDWWALGVLVYEMAFGRTPFRGRNRKETFRNVLLREPEFSADVGRRWPDLTDLIARLLDKDPARRLGFSGGADEVRAHPFFAGVAWDLLGEVSRPPYIPPPADDIVTCEGFGVVDYFQKLHQPPPQPDGSPESLPEF, from the coding sequence ATGCAGCCCGCGGTTGGCACGGGCGTGGTGGACATAGACctcggcgcggcgcgggcggcgcgggtgCTGGGGCGCGGCGCCATGGGCACGGTGTTCCTGGTcgccgccgaggccgaggccgGGTACGCGCTCAAGGTCTTCGACAAGCGCTCCCACGCGGCGGCGCCGCCCGGGCGCGCCGAGGACGCCACGCGCCGCGCGCGGTGGGAGGTGTCCGTGCTGTCCCGGCTCGCACACCCGCACCTGCCGTCGCTGCTGGGCCGCGCCGAGACGCCCGACCTGCTAGCCTGGGCCATGCCCTACTGCGCGGGCGGCGACCTCAACGAGCTCCGACGCGCGCAGCCCGACCGCGTCTTCTCCCCCGCCGCCGTCAGGTTCTACGCCGCCGAGCTCGTGTCCGCGCTCGCCGACCTCCACGCCGCTGGGATCGCGTACCGCGACCTCAAGCCCGAGAACGTGCTCCTCCGCGCCGACGGCCACGTCACCCTCACCGACTTTGACCTCTCCCGGCTGCTCCAGCCCAAGTCCCCTTCCGCCTCCACGTGCACCTCCGCCTCGTCGCCGTGCTCGTCGGCTACGCCGTCGCCCACGGCGCCGAAGCCCCAGGGGCGACAGTACCGCCACCTGCGCCGGATCTTCGCGAGAAGCGAGTCCTCCGTGGCCGCGTCGTCCGGGCAGGAGCCCCACAACCTGGCGTGGTACCTTAACAGAAGCGACGGCGGCGTCGACAAGCTCAAGAAGGCCAAGTCAGCCAGGGCGTCGACGCCGTTGGGCCGCGGCAAGAACCACGCGAGCTTCCGCTCGgccgcgagcggcggcggcgcgtgcgagAGGTCCTTCTCGTTCGTGGGCACGGAGGAGTACGTGGCGCCGGAGGTGGTTAGGGGCGACGGCCACGAGTTCTCCGTCGACTGGTGGGCGCTCGGGGTGCTCGTGTACGAGATGGCGTTCGGGAGGACGCCGTTCCGCGGCCGGAACCGGAAGGAGACGTTCCGGAACGTGCTGCTCCGGGAGCCGGAGTTCTCGGCCGACGTCGGGCGGCGGTGGCCGGACCTCACCGACCTCATCGCGCGCCTGCTGGATAAGGACCCCGCGAGAAGGCTGGGCTTCTCCGGCGGCGCCGACGAGGTGAGGGCGCACCCGTTCTTCGCCGGGGTGGCGTGGGACCTGCTCGGGGAGGTGTCCCGGCCGCCGTACATCCCTCCGCCGGCCGATGACATTGTGACGTGCGAGGGGTTCGGCGTGGTAGATTACTTCCAGAAGCTTCACCAGCCTCCACCGCAGCCGGATGGATCGCCAGAGTCCTTGCCAGAGTTCTGA